The following is a genomic window from uncultured Draconibacterium sp..
CCTTAACTATTGCGGTTACTTATTTTGTGAACTACCGCCTTATTCCCCGTTATTTGCTGGCCAAACGTTACTGGAAGTTCGCACTTTACAGTTTTTATACTTTCGTTTATATTTCCTATGTCATCTCTTTGCTCATTTACACCTGCCTGATTTTAGTGCTCAAGTTCAACCTGAACGAGATGCCGCCAATGAGCAAGAATTTCTTCTTTGTTTTGCTGCTGGTTATTATCGTTGTTGGGGTAATTAGTTTTGTCAGTATCTTGAACCAGAGTTTTAAAACGGCTACAGCTAACAAAGAGTTGCAGAACAAAATACTGGAAACGCAGCTACAGCTAAAGGAGCAGGAGTTGCATTATTTAAAGCGTCAGATCCATCCTCATTTTCTGTTTAATACTCTAAATACAATTTATGGATTTGCGCTGAAACAATCGAAACAAACGCCTGATATAATTCTTAAGCTCTCGAATCTGCTCGATTATATTTTGTATCAGGTAAATAAACCGTTGGTAAGTTTAAAGGAAGAGGTCCTTCATATTCAGGAATACATTGAGCTGGAGAAAGTGCGTTTTCAGGATACGCTGAAAGTGGATTTTAGTGCATCTGAAATTAATGATGAAATTCAGGTTGCGCCCATGTTGTTAATCCCTTTTGTTGAAAATGCCTTTAAACATGGGAACTTAGTAGATGGTTTTTTACGCATTAAAATTGAAGTGCAGGTTGATAATGACTGCCTTGAATTTGAAATTCAGAATTCGTTTATCGATGAGGATAACGCGCATAAAAATGGCGGACTGGGATTGTTGAACATTCGAAAGCGGCTGGATTTGAATTACACCAATAGTTACGAGCTTTCAAACGAAATAAAGGAGAATTGGTACTTTGCAAAACTTATGATTTGCGATCTGGCAAAAACAAAACAATCAGACCAGGAAAATGAGTAAAAAGATACGTTGCATAATAGTTGATGACGAGCCAATGGCACGCGAAATTTTGGAGAGTCATCTTCAGAAGATCGAAACAATTGAAGTAGTGGCCTTGTGTAAAAATGCCATCGAGGCATTTAATGTAATTAGCAGTCAGCCTATCGATTTGGTTTTTCTCGATATTAATATGCCGGAGATTTCGGGTTTATCATTCGCCAAATCCATTAATAATTCGGTAAAGGTGATTTTCACCACTGCCTATCGCGAGTATGCTGTTGATGGTTTTGATTTGCAGGCAGTTGATTATTTGCTGAAACCTATTTCGTTTGGTCGCCTGATGCAAAGTATTAATAAGTACCTGAGCGAAAATCAACAAGTGGATTTTGACGAGCCGGCACGCATTGAGCCCGAAAAAAGCGAGTCGATATTTGTGCGCTCCGACCGGAAAATGATTAAAATTAATTTCCCGGAGATTCTGTACATTGAAAGTCTTGCCGATTATATTAAAATACACCTGGTTGATAAAACAGTTGTAACCCGCGAAACTATTTCCAGTATCGAAGCCAAATTGTCTCAGCAGGATTTTCTACGTGTGCACCGCTCATTTATAGTAGCTGTAAATGCTATCAACTCATTCACTTCCGAAATAATCGAAATTGGTAAAAAGCAAATACCGGTAAGCCGGAGTTATAAAGATGTGGTGCTGCAAAAACTTCAATCCTGATCTAGAGAGCGGGGAGTTGTTAAATAAAGCCAGGCAGCAATTGTTAATACATATCTACCAAACTCCACTCAAACCATCCTCCAGCGCTTTTTTATAGTTCTCGCGGTTAAATTCGTACAGAAACGGTGCTTTATGAGCTCCGCCGGTTTTTCGCTCATTTAGTTTGTTCAGAATTTTGTACGACAATATCTTACGCTGAAAATTTCTACGGTCGAGTTCGCGTCCCAAAATCGTTTCGTACAGCTTTTGCAATTGCGGCATGGTAAACTTTTGGGGTAACAATTTTAATCCAATGGGTTGCCGGTTCAGTTGAATACGCAAAGTGGTAAGCGCTTTATCAATAATCTCTTTGTGGTCGAGAACCATTTCTACATCATCAAACGGGTTGATCCATTCGCAAGCTTCCGAAAGTGCATCGGGTTGCGGATTTACTTTCGAGAACTCCACCAACGCATAAAATCCAACTGAAATAAAACGCTGATTAAAAAATGCCACCACTTCCGGCGGTTCATTTTTTAAAAATTCAGGATCGTCTTTTTTCTGTTTATCCCTTAATGGGGCGCTAAAAACCTTAAACTGTTTCAGAAAAATATTGTCCAGCCCGGTTCGTTCTTTTAAGGTTCGTTCGGCGGCCTGCTCCAGTGTTTCTTCGTGCTTCAAAAAACCTCCGGGCAAACCATAGGTTTTCGTATGCTTTAACTTTAGCATTAAAACCTTTAATTCATTATCGTGAAAACCAAATATTACACAATCTAAAGAAATATGATCGAGTATCTCCGAAACGTTAAGATGGAAATTATCTGCCAATGTTTGAATATTTTAAAAAACACAAAATAACCGATTTTTTTTGAATCTCAATTTTCTGCGTGAACTTAGTTCTGTTCGTAAGAATAACTATTAATATTTGCGGATTTTTAAAGGGATACAGATGAAGTAAACAAGGATTGTGCTATAGTACTGTAGCAGATTTTATTTAAGTGTAGAATTAAAACGTCCCAAAAATAGCGTACTTCTCGCTGTTGCAATACACCTGGCTGTAGATAAAAAAGCCCTCGCGGCTGGTTTCCATTTTGCGGTTGATATGAAGAATCGGGTGGCCTTCTTTTACATTCAGGTACTCCTGAATTTTATCGTCGGCCAAAATGGCCATCAGGCGTTGTTCACCACCAGTAACTTCAATGTCGTATAGCGTACGCAAGATGTTGAATAGCGATTTGTTCTCCAGGTTTCGACTGATAAAACGACGTAGATTAATGTTGGGCATCATGGTTATATCATAAAAAACAGGTTGTTTATTCATTATCCGCAATCGTTCGAAATAAATACAGCCAAATTCTTCTTCGTTATTCAGAAGTGGATAGGCAAGATTTGTGGTATCCCACTGCCGGATCTCCGGTTTTACAATAATTTTTGTAATCAGGTTTTCTTGTCCAACAGCACTGGTGGTGCCTGATAACGACAAAATTCCAACCCCTTGTGGAACGCCCATTACAATACTTCCTTTGCCTTGTTTCTTTTTAATGTATCCTTCGTGAACCAGGCGATCAAGTGCTTTCCGAATGGTTGGTCGAGTGGTCTGATGTACCGCACATAATTCATTCTCCGATGGTAGAATATCGCCTTTTAGGTAAATTCCATCTGATATGTGTTTGCGAATAATTTCGTAAACAATTTTGTATTGTGGTAACTTTTTGTTCAGACGCATTTTCTGATTTTTAGGCGAGTGACAAATATAGGTGATTTTGTAGTTATATGTAAATGTTGAATTAAATAAATGTATTTACAAGTTACTTGTAAATGAGCGTAAGTATTTATAGTCTAGTCTTTTGTGTTAAAATTAAGATTTAACTTGTAAATACAAGTTATGTCGTTTAAGTTTGTTAAAAATTAATGAAACTATGGCTACATCAATAATAATGCCTCGCCAGGGGCAATCCGTTGAATCCTGTATCTTTACCGAGTGGATGAAAGAGGTAGGAGAGGAAGTTAAAAAGGGCGATGCGCTCTTTGCTTATGAAACAGATAAGGCATCTTTTGAACAGGAAGCTGAAGAAGATGGCGTTTTGCTTGCTGTATTTTGCGAAGAAGGAGATGAGGTTCCTGTTTTGCAAACCATTGGCGTAATTGGACAGCCGGGCGAAAACATTGATGAGTTTTCTGGCGGAACAGCACCGGAAGATGCTGCTGAAGTAAAAGAGGAAGTTGAAGAAGTTTCTGAGGAAAAGGAAGAAGAGGTTCAGGTAATATTAAAAGAAAAAGCTGAGGGCGAGAAAGTGAAGATTTCTCCACGGGCCAAAAAGCTTGCGGAAAAGAAGGCTGTGCCTTACGAATCGATTGAAGGTTCAGGTCCTGAAGGACGCATTATTGAGCGTGATGTGGAAGCGTTTGTAGCATCGCAGCCGAAATTGTCGCCGCTGGCTAGGGAAGTGGCCAAAACTGAAGGATTGGAAGCAGCCGGCGAAGGAAGTGGACTGGCCGGAACGGTTAAAGCTTCAGACCTGGGAGCAAATCCTGTATATGCCGATGATTATGAGATAAAGAAAATGCCACATATACGCAAGTTGATTGCCAAAGCAATGCATCAGTCCTTGCAGAATTCGGCACAATTAACGCACCATTTAGGTGCCGATGCCAGAAGATTATTGGCCTTGCGTAAAGAAATTAAGGCCAACGAAGCGGCGCCGAATATTACATTAAACGACATGGTTTGTTTCGCTGTTATTAAAGCACTCAAACAATTTCCTGATGTAAATGCACATTTCCTTGGCGACAGCGTAAAATACTTCAATAAAGTTCATTTAGGTTTGGCTGTTGATACCGATCGTGGTTTGATGGTTCCGGTAATTAAAAATGCCGATGACCTGTCAATAACCGGGTTGTGTAATCAGTTTAAAGATGTGGCTGATGCATGCCGTACCGGAAGTCTCGATCCTGAATTGCTTTCTTCAGAAGCCGCATCGTTTACCGTTTCAAATCTTGGAAATTACGGTGTCGAGATGTTTACACCGGTTATCAACCTTCCGCAGGTTGCTATTCTGGGAGTAAATACCATTGTTCCACGACCTAAAGATCTGGGCAACGGTGTTTATGGTTTTGTTCCATATATGGGCTTGAGTTTGACCTATGATCACCAGGCGCTGGATGGCGGAATGGCAACACGTTTTGTGAAGCAGGTAGCTATTGAAATTGAAAACTTAACCATTGACTATTAATACCGAAATGAAGTACGATTTAGCAATAATAGGTGCCGGACCGGGTGGCTATGTGGCCGCCGAAAGAGCCGGAGCAAAAGGGCTGAAAGTGGTTCTTTTTGAAAAAAAGGAACTGGGCGGTGTTTGTTTGAACGAAGGTTGTATTCCTACAAAAACCTTGCTTTATGGTGCCAAAATTTACGACAGCGCAAAATCAGGAAGTAAATACGGTGTTGAAGCGAATGATCTGTCGTTTAGCTTCAAAAAAATGATGGCCCGCAAAAATAAAGTGGTGAAAAAACTGGTTGGCGGCGTTGGCATGAAAATGAAACAGTTTAAAGTGGATGTGGTCAACGAGGCAGCAATGATACAAAAGAGAAGTGCCGAAGGTATTGAGATTGAAGCTGGAGGCAAAGCTTATAGTGCTGCCAACCTGATGATCTGTACCGGATCGGAAGCTTTTGTTCCGCCGATTCCGGGTGTACAGGGTAATAACGATGTTCTTACGAATCGCGAGATTTTACAATTGAAAGAGCAGCCAAAATCCTTGGTAATCATCGGGGGCGGTGTGATAGGAATGGAGTTCGCCAGTATTTTTAACAGTCTGGGAACGAAAGTTACCATTATTGAAATGCTGGATGAGATTCTGACCGGAATGGACAAAGGACAAAGTGCCATGTTGCGACAGCTATACGCCAAAAAAGGCATCGAGTTTAATTTGTCGTCTAAAGTTACCAAGGTAGACGGAACAAAAGTAACCTTCGAGAAAGATGGTAAAACAACAGATATCGAGGGGGATAAGATATTAATGAG
Proteins encoded in this region:
- a CDS encoding histidine kinase, whose translation is MNFWKKINFRTILIHSLFWVAVWFFFFYFFSYNSDKVDYALWFSSGLLPLTIAVTYFVNYRLIPRYLLAKRYWKFALYSFYTFVYISYVISLLIYTCLILVLKFNLNEMPPMSKNFFFVLLLVIIVVGVISFVSILNQSFKTATANKELQNKILETQLQLKEQELHYLKRQIHPHFLFNTLNTIYGFALKQSKQTPDIILKLSNLLDYILYQVNKPLVSLKEEVLHIQEYIELEKVRFQDTLKVDFSASEINDEIQVAPMLLIPFVENAFKHGNLVDGFLRIKIEVQVDNDCLEFEIQNSFIDEDNAHKNGGLGLLNIRKRLDLNYTNSYELSNEIKENWYFAKLMICDLAKTKQSDQENE
- a CDS encoding LytTR family DNA-binding domain-containing protein — encoded protein: MSKKIRCIIVDDEPMAREILESHLQKIETIEVVALCKNAIEAFNVISSQPIDLVFLDINMPEISGLSFAKSINNSVKVIFTTAYREYAVDGFDLQAVDYLLKPISFGRLMQSINKYLSENQQVDFDEPARIEPEKSESIFVRSDRKMIKINFPEILYIESLADYIKIHLVDKTVVTRETISSIEAKLSQQDFLRVHRSFIVAVNAINSFTSEIIEIGKKQIPVSRSYKDVVLQKLQS
- a CDS encoding NUDIX domain-containing protein — translated: MADNFHLNVSEILDHISLDCVIFGFHDNELKVLMLKLKHTKTYGLPGGFLKHEETLEQAAERTLKERTGLDNIFLKQFKVFSAPLRDKQKKDDPEFLKNEPPEVVAFFNQRFISVGFYALVEFSKVNPQPDALSEACEWINPFDDVEMVLDHKEIIDKALTTLRIQLNRQPIGLKLLPQKFTMPQLQKLYETILGRELDRRNFQRKILSYKILNKLNERKTGGAHKAPFLYEFNRENYKKALEDGLSGVW
- a CDS encoding GntR family transcriptional regulator produces the protein MRLNKKLPQYKIVYEIIRKHISDGIYLKGDILPSENELCAVHQTTRPTIRKALDRLVHEGYIKKKQGKGSIVMGVPQGVGILSLSGTTSAVGQENLITKIIVKPEIRQWDTTNLAYPLLNNEEEFGCIYFERLRIMNKQPVFYDITMMPNINLRRFISRNLENKSLFNILRTLYDIEVTGGEQRLMAILADDKIQEYLNVKEGHPILHINRKMETSREGFFIYSQVYCNSEKYAIFGTF
- a CDS encoding dihydrolipoamide acetyltransferase family protein, with the translated sequence MATSIIMPRQGQSVESCIFTEWMKEVGEEVKKGDALFAYETDKASFEQEAEEDGVLLAVFCEEGDEVPVLQTIGVIGQPGENIDEFSGGTAPEDAAEVKEEVEEVSEEKEEEVQVILKEKAEGEKVKISPRAKKLAEKKAVPYESIEGSGPEGRIIERDVEAFVASQPKLSPLAREVAKTEGLEAAGEGSGLAGTVKASDLGANPVYADDYEIKKMPHIRKLIAKAMHQSLQNSAQLTHHLGADARRLLALRKEIKANEAAPNITLNDMVCFAVIKALKQFPDVNAHFLGDSVKYFNKVHLGLAVDTDRGLMVPVIKNADDLSITGLCNQFKDVADACRTGSLDPELLSSEAASFTVSNLGNYGVEMFTPVINLPQVAILGVNTIVPRPKDLGNGVYGFVPYMGLSLTYDHQALDGGMATRFVKQVAIEIENLTIDY
- the lpdA gene encoding dihydrolipoyl dehydrogenase: MTINTEMKYDLAIIGAGPGGYVAAERAGAKGLKVVLFEKKELGGVCLNEGCIPTKTLLYGAKIYDSAKSGSKYGVEANDLSFSFKKMMARKNKVVKKLVGGVGMKMKQFKVDVVNEAAMIQKRSAEGIEIEAGGKAYSAANLMICTGSEAFVPPIPGVQGNNDVLTNREILQLKEQPKSLVIIGGGVIGMEFASIFNSLGTKVTIIEMLDEILTGMDKGQSAMLRQLYAKKGIEFNLSSKVTKVDGTKVTFEKDGKTTDIEGDKILMSVGRKPVTNGFGLENLGVELFKGGIKVDEKMRTNIPNVYAAGDVTGFSLLAHTASREGEVVVNNLSGRPDKMRYNAIPGVVYTNPEISGVGLTEETAKAKCIDYKIAELPMAYAGRFVAENEGGSGSCKVLVGAKYGEVLGVHMLGNPSSEMIYGACMAIEAEMTLKEMEEVVFPHPTVSEIFKETVFSFGH